From the genome of Clavelina lepadiformis chromosome 2, kaClaLepa1.1, whole genome shotgun sequence:
ccaaagtgtccgaattaagcggagtcgactgtactTTATCCATGTAAGGAGCGAAACCGTGAAAACTTCCTTTGAAAGGAAGATCGTTTCAGGTTATTCtaaaattaaacgttttaagcCGATTGGATAAAATAGGGTTGTGTATGTTTGCCCATAGGTTGAGTTGCGACTTTGGCCTATAAATGTGGGGATTCATTTCTGTTATTATGCGTTGATAAATCGCTCTAATTTTTCTTATTGTTATTTCTTTTAGAGTAACTTCATAGTTGGTGATTATACTCAGCACATGTTGGTAAAAAATGGATGGGATGGCAACGTGCATTACCTGATTGTTAATAACAAGTTTAAAAAGGTTGGACAGTTGATGCCCTATTTGGGATTCAATAATGTGGTTCTGCAATCCTATGATTTGCTCGTTAGTTTTGTCTCTACAATATTTCACTAATACTTTTAAGTACGAAAGGTCAGCATATATTGCgatgtttaatattttgtatCCGCCTTTTTCCATGGGCTTTTGGAGAGTTTCcatatttgcaaaactgttaGGATTACTCAGGAATAAGTTTTCATTGGATTTGCTAATTTCTCGACTGTCTGGCGGAGTTATTGAATGGGTATGCGCAGTATAAGTTATCATTGGCAGTAATTTTGAGTTAACCAGAACGCTTTTTGCTTCCAAGCTAGAAGGGATCGTTTTCAGCCGCTTTACTTAGACCTTCATTTGCGCAAGAGGCAAATCCCATGctgtgtttttgttgttagAGTCGCCAATTAGAGTacctaaaatttttaagtgaaCTGAGGTCCATTGAATGAGCGGCAAGTGAGATCTTTCGATATCTTTATCTTGGGGTGCCAACGCGTGGTTTCTTTAAGATTAATTTACAAGCCTGATGCTTGAGTGAAAACCTCGAGTAATCTAAAGACATGTTTAGCGGAGTCTATGTCACGCTATGTAAAAGCAGTATAATCGGCGTACGTTACACAATTTGTAGTTTGTTTGTGCGACGTTCCGAGATCATTGATAAGTGGTGATTTGTTAATTGCTGCAATCAAAGGTCCCGTTGTTAGTACAAACAAGTACAAGATTAAGGGTCGCCTTGTTTCACGCCTCTACCTAATGTAAAGGTTTTTGTGATAAAACCGTTAATCAGTATTTTAGATTCCGATTCACTGTACAGATCTTTAATTGCATTTATGAAATTATACGGGAAGAGCATTCTTTTCAGAACTTTAAAAAACCATTTATGATCCACCGAATCGAAAGCTTTGTAAAAATCTATTGAGATAAAGACCTGTTTACCACCGCGTAATTGTGCGTATTCATAAAAATCCCTTAATAAAATAGTCGCTTGATGGATTGACTTTCCAGGCTAAGCGTATTGGTGTTGGTGAGTAATTTCCTCAAGCACCTTTTTTAATCTATTCGCCAGGACTTTGGTTAATGTCGCAATTCAAAAGCGAAATGGGTctataatttttcaaaacgttttcTGTTTCCCTTTTATGGGTCAAGGTAATTAGTCcttctttgttaattttagcCGTATGCGCGTTTGAAAACCACGTTTTAACGACTTCTAAAAATCgaaaaaaaaaagattgtCGTCCAACATTCGTGGTACAATTTTGCGTTTAGGCGGTCGGGTCCCGACGTTTTTCCTTTGGATATACCTTTAATGGCGCTGTATATATCATCGTCTCTTACATCAGCTTCGATGGACTTTTTGTCATCATCTGATAGTGGGGCAGTTATGAAacacacaaaattttgttggacGCTATCAGGTATGTGTTGTTGCGTATATAAATCTTGGAAGAGCTCTTGAGTGACTTTTAAGAGTTCTGGAATAGTATCGTGTAGATTACCGTTTTTGTCAATAAGTTGGTATGTTAATTTCGGTGTGTTTGCGATCGTTCATGAAACGATCGAAAAATTCCTATGTTTGTATAGAATGGTGGCTTTTCTCTAATTTCTTATGCCATTTTTGCTTGACTTTTTTCTTTGGAATTCGCTCAAAGCTTTTTTGGCTTCGAGATAATTTTCGAAGGCATCCTCTGATTTTGACAGTCGGATCGAGATTGCATGGAGATTGCTCTCCAATTCTGATTCTTTTCCGCGTAATTTCTGTGCCACCATTTTAGAATGTGTTATGGCGAGTagttttatttcgtttttaatTTCGTTTCACCATTCTCTTATATCAGGAAATAACTCGGGGTACAATGTGCACCACATGGGCCATTTTTGatcaagtttttgtaaaaagttttcctttacatatatattaactttgtttttccACACTCCGTTACCTCTTTTGTTTACAAAGATTCTTTCGGTGCGCATAATTACAATGCTGTGGTCAGACAGTGGATTAATGTCACCGCAAACTGCTGCAGGTTTGATACTTCCAGAGACGTGAAAACGATCTAATCTAGACTGAATGGAATCGTTTCACCAGGTGAAGTTATGAACATCTTTGTTACAAAGTAGGTCAGCGTCTTTTAAATTAAAGGTTTCCGTTAATtgcattaattttgtttttcggGCGCGGGGTTTCTAGTGGAGGTTAGCGGTCGCGAGAAAAATCATCTAGAATGTTAAAATCACCATCTAATATTATGGGTAAGTTTGGATTCACATACAGGAatagatttttaaaaaccCTATTATTTTCTTTGATACTTTCAGCGGACGTTATGGGGGCGTAGATATTGATGATTTGGAACACCTGGTTGGCAAAAATAATTTCGGCTGCAAGTATCCTTCCGTAGTTGTCGCGACGGTTGGTTTTAAAAACAACTGCCGGGTGGTTAGTTAGCAACGCTGTGCCGCCGCTTGCATGTTCTCGTTTAGGCTTGgaattaaaaattgcttttccACTTCGCCATTCTTGCGGATTGTACGTTGGGGAGCGATGTGTTTCTTGCAGGAGAATCACATGCGCATTCTTATTTTTTAAGCGCCAAACAGAGTTTCTCGTTTTGTCTTATCGTGCAAACCACCACAATTAACAGCGGCAATCGTGAAAAAGGCGGCCAAGAAAGAATAAAAAGTAGAAGATAAGCAAATAGTACAAAAGGTAACTTACAGAATAacacaaaataacttttttacatgAAAGTATAGTTAAGTCTACTGGGTTAGTTTGGTTAATAGTTTGGATGCTTTATCTGCGCAAAGGTTTAAGAAAATCAGATAAAGCTATGTGTTAATTACTTTCTTCTCCAGTCAAAGTGGGCGTTTGTTGCCGCTAAAAGTTTTACTATACTTGTCTGCTAACCAGCTCTGTATACAACACCTCCTAGAAGCTAAGTCCTTAATCACATCATTAAAAGGGTTCTTGTCTCAAGCTGTTGCAATCGTTATACCTACGTAAAATATGCTTGTATTTGGGCAATGCCTGGGAAGATTTTTATTCAAACTACATACTTTGTTGACGATATACTGCGACAATGAATTTTGTACATGCAATGCCATGATGTTATATAAGGAATTTTACGAAAGAAACGGACTATACAATCGATCAACTATacaacgtttttttttaaatactgaAACCTTTCTTGCAAGTGAAGTGCATATAagctatatacagtattaagCTTTATGTTGCTCCCACGGACCAAGATGTGTTTGCATAAAGGATCaactgaaaagtttgcttgGAAATATTTGCTTTGTCATGCACACTGACCTTTCGCTAACTGACAGATTGCAGTTTTTAACAGTCTGCAGAACAGGAGAACGGTAGCAAGCTTGAGCcactttataaaatattaagcaATTCTAATTACCAAGAAAAAACTGATAAGTACATATACTGTTAAGGCTTGATATATgttgtatatatattaattattatcaatataTACATCCTATACAATGATTAGTTAGTAAACCAACAAGACCCAAGCAAAAGTCTGCCATGGTGCTGAGTCATTTCAGTGGTTAACAAATATCTAAACATGACGCCACatctgtttaaatttttttctccaATAACGTTGAAGTTGAGCTGTCATGTAGTGATCTGCATAAGCGTCTACATTATCCCAAAAGTCACAAATATCTTTATATGGCTGTCGCATTTCAAAGTCTCCATTTGCTTGTAGTTGTAGGGCTTTGTAGTCATTTTCCGGTGTGCCATATTCACCAAACGTCGACCATGCTTTAGCTCCAACTTGCCCACCGTCTTCAATTACAGATGTCTTGACAATATCCTATTTGTAAGGGAAATAAATCGCATTTTAGTTCTCCACACCAATAAACGTCAAAATAGAAATTTCATGTATACCTACTTTTGCCCTAATAGTAGCAGGAGGCCCATTTGGGTTGCCATACTTGGCAAAATTAGTCCAGTACCAGATCAACCGTTTTGAAAACACCCTTTCTTCTTCGGTAAAGGTAAACGTTGTCATTTGTTCCACGTTAAACAAGTAAGCAAGTTCTGCCGCGTGACATACACGGTCAAAGCAAAGCGGTTCTTCCCATACTTCCTGTAATTTcaagtaaatttgtttgaactGCAGGAGATTCATTCTTCCACTGTAGCTTATACCGTGGAACTgtgcaaaattaaaatcaaaaaagaaaccATAGCTCCATTGCAAGTAAAACGATGCAAGAAAGTGTCTGCCAAGTTAATGTTTAACTTCTTTGTCGGTAGGCTGCAGTTATAGCAAAATTTAGGGAGGCAAATCGCTctaagtttaaaaatgaaaactttttagaAAACCTTTCATTATTTTTGAGTTGTATATCacgaacaaaaagcaaaacaattgGGCCTTGAGCACCTCGAAGTGCTACAGAGTTAACTGTAATTGTAGTCGTAGGATTATATACTGCACAAGTCATTGACTCATTATACTCACTTCAAATGACCACGTCTGGTTGAATATATACCACCAATGCTGGATATTGCGGGTGGAATTTTGTGCTTTTCGTTGAGGGCACGAGAACAAATACTCCGTTGCTAATTTGTTTACCATTTCCCGACAATCACCGTAACACTAAATTAGGTAAAGCTGGTTTAAAGTAGTGGCGAAATAATCGGTGTAAGCTATACTGGTGGCATCACAAGAAAGCGTTAGAAGTTTGAAAATGATTAATAAATTTTAGTGGCTCAAAGTAAAGCATATAAAGTGGAAACGCATTATTGATCGAAGCTAAAGGAATTTCTAAAATTACTTTCATTGATCCGTAAGTGATGTAAGGCCTATAATAATTTATACTGGTATATATTGATATTTTACCAGGACAAATTACCCTATGAGTAACCAAGGTTATCCAAAATGTTGATATAAGCGAAGCTGACGAGTTTTCATTGTAGTAATGAGTAGAATCATTTGCAATTTCAATAATGATTACGTAGCCCTTGACCTTGATATACCTCGTCAGGATATGTTGAATAGACTGGAGAATAATCTTCTTTGAACACAATTCGGAGCAAAGCTTTGTAGAACATGTTCGTCATTGGGTTTGGAAATGCCTCAGCCACGAATATCATACCTTCATCCACGGTTGCACCGTTAATCATGGGTTTATTGTGTACGTTACCCTGTTGATATATGAAatattgttgattttttactttttcaatttttttttgaattttcccATAAAACGCGGTTATATcatcaaagaaaaaactttgattTACAACGTATAGACCTTAAGGTTATATAAAATtacttataagttataactcATGATTTTCTGCGacagaaaattttgtttactttaatGAAAGCATCAACAGGTTGTTCTCGCAAAACGTCTCCATCAATAACTGGACTCCAAGGttgaaaaattaatgttaTGCGGCTGGGATCTGTTACCTCCAGTGATGTGTCATTAAAAGCCTTTTCCAGTTCTTTAACTGACCTAGAAGAATACTTTAGCTAGACAACAGTACAATTGACTACAAATGTAGACTATCGTAATATTTTTCTAACGGATTTTTACGACAGATATTTTGGTACCACAAATGCTGTAGCCTAATTGCAACGATAGAACATTTCAATAATATCTTACACCAAATAtcttaaaagtaattttattgaGTGAAACTGTTTTATAACCAAACGAGCAATTTTGAGCCCGAAACTATATAGCCAACTTTGCTCGCAAACACGTCATGTCATCTCTTTGGCATCCAGCCGCTTCAGCAAATCGTCCGCCGAATTCCTTGGCGTCAGTCCAGTTTCTCAAAGGCAAACCGAACGGATTGCTTTGCATGATACCTTGCCGGAAGAGATCTTTACTCACTTCTGATGTAAAATGAATGCCAACAGACTCGGCACCGGCACTTTGGCCAAATATTGTTACCTGTTGAGAGAAAATATTGTACAGCTCGACTTCACAGTTTAGGATTACATGATAAAGAATGCTTACATGAATTTATTGTAAGCATACCTTATTAGGATCTCCTCcaaaattttgtatattttgcttTACCCATTCCAGTGTTTTTATTTGATCCCAAAATCCAAAATTTCCTTTTGCTTCCTCGCTTCCTTTTTCTCCTTGGACCAAAAATCCAAGATGTGCAACTCTGCAaagtgtttatttattgttgtaaTGTAGACCAGGTGTGTACAAACTACGGTCCAGCACCTGTTTATTATTGGTCTGCGGCCTTCATCGAGCTCACACGTAACTTTGTATCAAAGATAAAGAAATACGAAACAAACGCTGAAAGTTTAAGTCTaagaaactttatttcaatgtgGTTTACATAAAACTATTTAACTTCGCACTATTCAGGTGCAAATTCATTTTCAAGCATTTAGTGGTAATTATTATCTTTCATTCGTTAATTGTAAGGTGACCTAAGTTACAGTACATTATTGAGCAGATATTGCgtagaaatttaaaaatttcatatCACAAGAACTTTACAATACCGTATTGTAATTTCTTATGGTCCCATCTGTAACGAGACCCTGTAGTGCCGGTACACTGCAATTAACTGTTAAATGATCTTATGTGTTACACCAAATATGGCAGAACCAAAGGAACTTTTCGAATGCACGTACATAAAGCAAAAATCTTCATTGTTATATAATTcttaatcaaaatattctgaataatatcaaaataatattcaaaacaatttcattgctCCCACGAAGAACGTTGAAATATTCCCATCTTTATCCGCccattttgcaatgaaatCATTAAACTGATTCTTCTAtggctttttattttatatagcGCTGGTCGGCGTAAACTTTGTGTTTGTGGTACCTGTTAGAGTTCTAGGGCAAGCGAGTCGCTGCAGTTGTATgactttttattgctttgggACTTGGGTGATATTTCTTTctatttaacattttgagttagaaaatgaattttgcCGCCCATGCCTTTGTTCATGGTCTTTACGATATTTAGTGTGTTGTAGGCAAGCAGCAATCTTCACACATAGTGAGTGGCCCGAACACTGGTTAACTTTTCAGCACATGGCCCTCagtgaaaaaaatttggacaACCCTGCTGTAGATAACGCTAGCGAAAGtctatttataaaaatactgAAACCA
Proteins encoded in this window:
- the LOC143447255 gene encoding crystal protein-like, with amino-acid sequence MGHQKVYIAAVIGVILCAAITIPLVITLPKPDRLDLVTATVNEGNIVGQVTPEAGIFFGIPFSQPPIREFRWRRPRDPLKYESRYWDATYKRPGCQQICDQPASEYSCPHEISEDCLYLNVWVPRRLLTNAKSDDIVTSEHYALQNDYLPGGQSAPLAVMVWFYGGNFLNGAGSCVLYDGRNMANMGDVIVVTTNYRVAHLGFLVQGEKGSEEAKGNFGFWDQIKTLEWVKQNIQNFGGDPNKVTIFGQSAGAESVGIHFTSEVSKDLFRQGIMQSNPFGLPLRNWTDAKEFGGRFAEAAGCQRDDMTCLRAKSVKELEKAFNDTSLEVTDPSRITLIFQPWSPVIDGDVLREQPVDAFIKGNVHNKPMINGATVDEGMIFVAEAFPNPMTNMFYKALLRIVFKEDYSPVYSTYPDECYGDCREMVNKLATEYLFSCPQRKAQNSTRNIQHWWYIFNQTWSFEEVWEEPLCFDRVCHAAELAYLFNVEQMTTFTFTEEERVFSKRLIWYWTNFAKYGNPNGPPATIRAKDIVKTSVIEDGGQVGAKAWSTFGEYGTPENDYKALQLQANGDFEMRQPYKDICDFWDNVDAYADHYMTAQLQRYWRKKFKQMWRHV